One Thiocapsa bogorovii DNA segment encodes these proteins:
- a CDS encoding sulfotransferase: MRSFHLGCLQGIGSRDVGPRSGVVSVWSVTKTPGHVLIRNGVKPMRVGLSATVFDNGIVNAPEGAPHFLIVGACKSGTTSLYDDLAAHPDAALPTEKEPDILHQATSPEEALGLWRKHFGRIGRDKIRGEASTTYTMAPDCADVSDLARAALGPEARIIYIMRDPIHRIESHLAHDFAAKRLERPEFDRTALDIGRYVACSDYARQIKPWINAFERRNVLPVIFEDYVRARYDCARSVASFVGLDPTRLPARSAVSNPRDSRRAPKTSPLGRFVSGRFYRQRLRWMFPDVLRQAAKVVLIKKREIPPVRLAPETRIELARRLAHVPDGLRQLGIEPGDWCG, from the coding sequence GTGCGCAGCTTTCATCTGGGCTGTCTGCAGGGCATCGGTAGCCGCGACGTCGGCCCCCGTTCCGGAGTGGTCTCGGTCTGGTCGGTCACTAAAACGCCCGGGCATGTTTTAATCAGAAATGGAGTGAAACCAATGAGAGTTGGTTTGAGTGCGACAGTTTTTGATAACGGAATCGTCAACGCGCCAGAGGGTGCGCCGCACTTCCTTATCGTCGGGGCCTGTAAATCTGGCACGACGTCTCTTTATGATGATTTGGCTGCTCACCCGGATGCGGCACTGCCGACCGAGAAAGAGCCCGATATACTCCATCAGGCTACCTCCCCGGAAGAAGCGCTGGGGCTTTGGCGAAAACATTTCGGTAGAATAGGTCGTGATAAGATCCGAGGCGAAGCATCAACGACCTATACGATGGCCCCGGATTGTGCTGATGTATCGGATCTCGCGCGTGCCGCGCTAGGGCCAGAGGCGCGGATTATTTACATCATGCGTGACCCGATTCATCGGATCGAAAGTCATCTCGCCCATGACTTCGCCGCTAAGCGCTTGGAACGCCCGGAGTTCGACCGTACGGCGCTGGATATCGGACGTTATGTTGCGTGTAGCGATTACGCCCGGCAGATTAAACCCTGGATCAACGCATTCGAGCGGCGGAATGTGCTTCCGGTCATCTTCGAGGACTACGTTCGCGCGAGGTATGATTGTGCTCGCTCTGTGGCCTCTTTCGTGGGTCTGGACCCAACTCGTCTTCCGGCACGGAGTGCTGTTTCCAATCCGCGCGATAGCCGACGCGCACCAAAGACGTCTCCGCTCGGCCGGTTCGTGAGTGGCAGGTTTTACCGTCAACGGCTTCGCTGGATGTTTCCCGACGTGTTACGCCAAGCCGCAAAAGTCGTTTTGATCAAAAAGCGAGAAATCCCGCCTGTGAGGCTGGCGCCAGAGACACGAATTGAACTCGCGAGACGGTTGGCTCACGTACCCGACGGTCTCAGACAGTTAGGGATAGAACCAGGCGACTGGTGCGGGTGA
- a CDS encoding lipopolysaccharide biosynthesis protein: MSLLLSGRDWSLYGVRGAIVAVNSLSLLVIAAVMNLADFGHFVFLWVIAVTLGAVGSLGGQLYIMRETSALQSDPARGVSAVEAIQIVFLWPAAMLGLIAISTILAGPLFLPFVGYEAPRPTEVFLVVAVGLTLNLIGHAATPLRIDDRLTVSMLVRDGGPQLILLTAALLATLLARPHPVVIFGFFLVLSLFVLALLAMTSIKRAFSRRQLLRVSGSARALGLRSFWGTSVLGNLNAQVDILLGGLFLSNADLGAYQILKRLANLASLPQIVANWTVLVGVGRACASSDVMMVQRLCRRAATLTLLPGITLASVLLLSLPAFLWFFEIENEQGIWLVFSVILAGSVVNIICGANFTVAAQCRLEHIALRARLIGVMFAAAMILIHGAALSAINLAVAAFIALSIPNLLLWLYLRRKLSIDTSLICLLRSERHMS, from the coding sequence ATGAGTCTGCTGTTATCAGGTCGAGATTGGTCCCTCTACGGCGTACGCGGAGCGATCGTTGCTGTGAACTCCTTATCGCTGCTGGTAATTGCAGCGGTTATGAACCTAGCCGACTTTGGGCATTTTGTTTTTTTGTGGGTGATTGCAGTCACCCTCGGCGCAGTTGGATCGCTCGGTGGACAGCTATATATAATGCGAGAGACCTCAGCTCTACAATCTGATCCAGCCCGTGGTGTATCGGCAGTCGAAGCCATCCAGATCGTTTTCTTATGGCCAGCAGCAATGCTTGGTCTCATCGCGATTTCGACTATACTGGCCGGGCCTTTATTTCTGCCGTTCGTTGGCTACGAGGCGCCACGGCCAACCGAGGTTTTCCTGGTGGTGGCAGTTGGCTTGACCCTGAACTTGATCGGTCATGCTGCAACCCCGCTTCGCATCGACGATCGCTTGACAGTCTCGATGTTGGTACGCGACGGCGGGCCGCAATTGATCCTACTGACCGCTGCCCTGCTGGCCACCCTCCTCGCGCGACCACATCCCGTGGTGATCTTTGGGTTTTTTCTTGTGCTTTCGTTATTCGTCCTTGCGCTACTCGCGATGACTAGCATCAAGCGTGCATTTTCGCGTCGACAACTTCTCCGTGTATCGGGAAGTGCGCGTGCCCTTGGCTTACGCAGCTTCTGGGGAACATCCGTTCTGGGCAACTTAAATGCACAAGTAGACATCCTGCTCGGAGGCCTGTTCTTGAGCAATGCCGATCTAGGCGCATACCAAATCCTCAAGCGCTTGGCGAATCTTGCTAGCCTGCCGCAAATCGTCGCAAATTGGACCGTGCTGGTCGGCGTTGGACGGGCCTGCGCATCATCTGACGTGATGATGGTTCAAAGACTCTGCCGGCGTGCCGCGACGCTGACATTACTTCCGGGAATTACACTTGCCAGCGTATTGCTACTCTCTCTACCTGCTTTTCTTTGGTTTTTCGAGATCGAGAACGAACAGGGAATATGGCTGGTCTTCTCTGTAATTCTCGCGGGGTCAGTGGTCAATATCATCTGTGGCGCGAACTTTACGGTCGCAGCGCAATGTCGGTTGGAACATATTGCGCTTCGCGCACGCCTGATTGGCGTTATGTTTGCGGCGGCGATGATACTTATCCATGGTGCTGCATTGTCTGCAATTAACCTGGCGGTTGCTGCGTTCATAGCACTTTCAATCCCAAATTTGCTTCTCTGGCTGTATTTGCGACGCAAACTATCGATCGATACCTCTCTTATATGTCTTCTGCGTTCCGAACGCCATATGAGTTGA
- a CDS encoding FkbM family methyltransferase — protein MKSQIGRILNSVARPLGLQVIRHRPDGWRTLKEIGHIDTVIDIGVASGTPLLYEAFPDARLILIDPCAETALLTNECLRGRSTEFLNFAVGSLSGKISINVDKGKLSRTSVLQRTALTERNTEFEERQVEMETLDELLKNYNLGKALLKIDTEGYELEVLKGGVESLNRIKFVLAEVSVSSRFIGSYRFEELINYMSNSGYQVRSILSAPKNNEGTIRYVDALFVRN, from the coding sequence ATGAAAAGTCAAATTGGAAGAATCTTGAATTCTGTTGCGAGACCTCTCGGCCTACAGGTCATACGGCACCGACCTGATGGCTGGCGCACCCTCAAGGAAATTGGGCATATTGACACGGTTATCGATATCGGCGTCGCAAGCGGCACGCCGTTGCTTTATGAGGCATTCCCAGACGCCAGACTCATTCTTATAGACCCTTGTGCCGAAACTGCTTTACTCACCAACGAGTGCTTGCGAGGTCGTAGCACGGAATTCCTGAATTTTGCCGTCGGATCGTTGTCAGGCAAGATTTCGATCAACGTGGACAAAGGAAAACTATCACGGACATCGGTCCTGCAACGTACTGCGCTAACCGAAAGAAACACGGAATTCGAGGAACGGCAGGTAGAGATGGAGACACTAGATGAATTGCTTAAGAACTACAACTTAGGCAAGGCATTGTTAAAGATTGATACAGAAGGTTATGAGTTGGAGGTTCTTAAAGGTGGAGTGGAATCTTTAAATAGAATAAAATTCGTTTTAGCTGAAGTATCTGTATCAAGCAGGTTTATAGGATCTTATCGTTTTGAAGAATTGATTAATTATATGTCTAATTCTGGATATCAAGTTAGGAGCATACTTTCTGCACCTAAAAATAACGAAGGCACAATTCGATACGTGGATGCATTATTCGTTCGAAATTAG
- a CDS encoding glycosyltransferase, which yields MVIKVAHCIRSLSPQFGGPPRSVTGLTEHLAAQGDCTVTLITQSICNGEIFAADTETRVERRIAFSRSQLALKFGLPMRRMLYDVVAENTPSILHYHGLWLPHHHHVAVAARTFQIPLVTHPRGTLEPWALDYRGWKKRLALYTYERRNLETAVLLFATGEQEAESMRRLGLRQPIAIIPNGVVLPTLQSSVDGALKLRPGPRVALFLSRIHPKKGLLNLVESWSRLRPLNWRLCLAGPDEDGHLAVVMRRVRELGLETVVDYLGEVEGETKANLFAKADVFVLPSFSENFGIVVAEALASGLPVITTVGTPWRGLERHGCGWCIEPTVDALTCTLREALELDVLHLKAMGECGREYAREFDWTHIALQTSDVYHWILGRRSMPACVYCD from the coding sequence ATGGTGATTAAGGTAGCACATTGCATAAGAAGTCTTTCTCCTCAATTTGGCGGGCCGCCGCGGTCGGTAACTGGACTCACTGAGCACCTGGCAGCGCAGGGGGACTGCACGGTAACATTAATCACTCAAAGTATTTGCAATGGAGAAATTTTCGCTGCGGATACTGAAACGAGGGTCGAGCGTCGAATAGCATTTTCTCGTTCACAATTGGCACTAAAATTCGGCTTGCCAATGAGGCGAATGTTATATGACGTAGTTGCTGAAAATACTCCGTCAATATTGCACTATCACGGTTTATGGTTACCACACCATCATCATGTCGCAGTTGCCGCGCGAACGTTTCAGATTCCCCTGGTTACGCATCCTCGTGGAACCCTTGAGCCTTGGGCACTCGATTATCGTGGTTGGAAAAAGCGCCTTGCACTATATACGTACGAACGCCGTAATCTTGAAACAGCAGTGCTTTTGTTCGCGACAGGTGAGCAAGAAGCCGAAAGTATGCGAAGGTTGGGGTTGAGACAGCCGATTGCGATCATACCTAACGGTGTTGTGTTACCCACTTTACAATCGAGTGTAGATGGGGCTTTGAAATTACGGCCTGGACCTCGCGTAGCACTTTTTCTTAGTCGCATTCATCCGAAAAAAGGGTTGCTGAATCTAGTTGAGTCATGGAGTCGTTTGCGGCCGTTGAATTGGCGCTTGTGCTTGGCTGGTCCCGACGAGGACGGACATCTGGCCGTCGTGATGCGACGAGTTCGTGAGTTGGGTTTGGAAACAGTTGTGGATTATTTGGGTGAAGTTGAAGGCGAAACCAAAGCCAATTTGTTTGCTAAGGCTGACGTATTTGTACTACCATCTTTTAGTGAGAATTTTGGAATTGTGGTCGCCGAGGCATTGGCCTCTGGACTGCCCGTGATCACAACCGTTGGCACACCATGGCGTGGGCTCGAAAGGCATGGATGCGGCTGGTGTATTGAACCGACCGTTGACGCGCTGACTTGCACGCTGCGCGAAGCACTCGAATTGGACGTGCTGCACCTGAAAGCGATGGGTGAGTGTGGCCGAGAATATGCGCGGGAGTTTGATTGGACGCACATCGCCCTGCAGACCAGTGACGTCTATCACTGGATATTGGGTCGTAGATCGATGCCGGCTTGCGTTTATTGCGATTAG
- a CDS encoding WcaF family extracellular polysaccharide biosynthesis acetyltransferase — translation MSIKPRLCYLTPGNKLARAAWFLVWITLFRPSPRPLHSWRCFLLRLFGSRIGKKVHVFPSARIWAPWNLEMADRSRLGDFADCYCVDRITIGRGAVVSQYSFLCTGSHDYTDERLPLITAPIEIGPQAWVTADVFVAPGVTIGEGTVVTARSSVFDDLEPWVVASGNPARSIRPRKLRAASSVEAGRC, via the coding sequence ATGTCTATCAAACCTCGCCTCTGTTATCTCACTCCCGGCAACAAACTCGCCCGTGCCGCTTGGTTTCTCGTCTGGATCACGCTCTTTCGACCGTCGCCCCGCCCACTGCATTCCTGGCGCTGCTTCTTGCTTCGGCTCTTCGGGTCCAGGATCGGCAAGAAAGTGCATGTGTTTCCATCGGCGCGGATCTGGGCGCCATGGAACCTGGAGATGGCCGATCGGAGCCGTCTCGGCGACTTCGCCGATTGCTACTGCGTAGACCGGATAACAATTGGTCGTGGCGCAGTGGTCAGTCAGTATTCCTTCCTATGTACCGGCAGCCATGACTACACGGACGAACGCCTGCCCTTGATCACCGCACCCATCGAGATCGGCCCACAGGCGTGGGTGACGGCGGACGTCTTCGTGGCGCCGGGCGTGACCATCGGCGAAGGAACGGTAGTGACAGCGCGGTCCAGCGTGTTCGACGATCTTGAGCCCTGGGTAGTGGCCAGCGGCAACCCGGCCCGCAGCATCCGGCCGCGGAAGCTTCGAGCCGCCTCCTCCGTCGAAGCGGGTCGGTGCTGA
- a CDS encoding glycosyltransferase family 4 protein, whose translation MIAVRFFNTYEPVSPFYRDLLPFLAEQGMTAEVVVSSREYRGGRQPLEDSLRHPGLRLRRLPTGRGVVRTGPQKLWAMAGYLFGAAAYSLFGPRVRLNFFLTQPPLFALWGVVLRRLRGQRYCCLVMDLYPDVAVRDGLLSADGWLTRALTRLSRFALRRADAVVVIGRCMRDHLERDGIPADRLHLVPNWINENEVFPVPHAHNRLRRDWGLADKFVILYSGNLGISHVLDDILEAARRLRALPDLVFLFIGDGSRRREVVEWQQRYALENIRLMPFQPPERLAESLSLGDLHFISLRAGFAGLVVPSKAYGALGAGRAILYQGEPSGEIARMVAEEQIGTVIPLGDPDALTAAIRRYHADRTLAVAQGQRSLALNREKYGRDHALSRYLALFQTFADKE comes from the coding sequence ATGATTGCCGTTCGCTTCTTCAATACCTATGAGCCGGTCTCGCCTTTCTACCGGGATTTGCTGCCTTTCCTCGCCGAGCAGGGAATGACCGCTGAGGTCGTGGTCTCAAGTCGGGAATACCGCGGTGGGCGGCAACCGCTGGAGGACAGCCTAAGGCATCCCGGGCTGCGGCTCCGGCGCCTACCGACCGGTCGAGGGGTGGTCCGGACCGGGCCGCAGAAGCTGTGGGCCATGGCCGGTTACCTATTCGGCGCCGCAGCCTATTCGCTGTTTGGACCGCGCGTACGACTGAACTTTTTTCTCACCCAACCGCCCCTGTTCGCGCTGTGGGGCGTCGTGCTGCGGCGGCTGCGCGGCCAGCGCTATTGTTGCCTGGTGATGGACCTTTATCCCGATGTGGCCGTGCGAGACGGGCTGCTGTCCGCCGACGGTTGGCTGACCCGCGCCCTCACACGGTTATCGCGATTTGCCTTGCGTCGGGCCGATGCCGTGGTCGTGATCGGTCGCTGCATGCGGGACCATCTGGAACGGGATGGCATCCCGGCGGACCGGTTGCATCTTGTGCCCAACTGGATCAACGAGAACGAAGTGTTTCCCGTGCCTCATGCACACAATAGGCTACGTCGGGATTGGGGGCTGGCCGATAAGTTCGTGATCTTGTATTCGGGAAACCTCGGCATTTCGCACGTTCTCGACGATATCCTGGAAGCCGCTCGGCGCTTGCGGGCCTTGCCCGACCTGGTGTTTCTGTTCATCGGCGACGGGTCGCGCCGCCGAGAGGTGGTGGAGTGGCAACAAAGGTACGCGTTGGAGAATATCCGGTTGATGCCGTTCCAGCCCCCCGAGCGCTTGGCCGAGAGTCTCAGTCTTGGCGATCTCCACTTCATCTCGCTGCGAGCCGGCTTTGCCGGCCTGGTTGTGCCCTCCAAGGCTTACGGTGCCTTGGGCGCAGGCCGGGCAATCCTGTATCAAGGGGAGCCGTCGGGGGAGATTGCCCGCATGGTCGCCGAAGAGCAGATCGGGACAGTGATCCCGCTCGGAGATCCCGATGCACTGACGGCTGCGATCCGCCGCTACCACGCCGACCGGACGTTGGCTGTCGCGCAGGGTCAGCGGTCTCTTGCGCTGAATCGAGAGAAATATGGGAGAGATCATGCCCTTTCTCGTTATTTGGCGTTGTTCCAGACGTTTGCCGATAAGGAATAG
- a CDS encoding FkbM family methyltransferase: protein MNRIYWRFLWSHDLWLHRALVRLYYRLARLIPFSVKYFIGRTFRKNRYPYRLVKEGAVVVQIGAPKDTLLAGRSRAMYFSLFAGTSGRVLIVEPDPESEAAFSQIMETHHQTNILLSQMAAWSQAQTLRIYVSDTHPATNFTEGSKQYDEERLKDYRVVELPADTLDSIVRLQGLERVDLVSITTNGAEREILAGMSGLIAAGLPFICLARTGENYEDMMAELGYHLLAHDDRGFTFEQRPQLGTT, encoded by the coding sequence ATGAATAGGATTTACTGGCGTTTTTTATGGTCGCACGATCTGTGGCTACACCGCGCTCTGGTCCGGCTGTACTATCGATTGGCGCGTTTGATCCCGTTTTCGGTCAAATATTTTATCGGGCGCACCTTTCGCAAGAATCGCTATCCCTACCGATTAGTCAAAGAAGGTGCTGTCGTGGTACAGATCGGCGCACCGAAAGACACCCTGTTGGCCGGACGCTCACGGGCGATGTATTTCAGTTTATTTGCTGGCACGAGCGGACGTGTGTTGATCGTCGAGCCGGATCCTGAGAGCGAGGCAGCCTTCAGCCAGATCATGGAAACTCATCATCAAACAAATATCCTGCTGTCACAGATGGCCGCCTGGTCGCAGGCGCAAACGCTGCGGATCTACGTGAGCGATACCCATCCGGCGACGAACTTTACCGAAGGGAGCAAGCAGTACGACGAGGAACGCCTCAAGGACTATCGGGTCGTAGAACTGCCGGCCGATACGCTGGATTCGATCGTTCGGTTGCAGGGTCTGGAGCGGGTCGACCTGGTCAGCATCACCACGAACGGAGCTGAACGAGAGATCCTAGCCGGAATGAGTGGTTTGATTGCAGCGGGGCTGCCTTTTATTTGCCTGGCTCGAACCGGCGAGAACTATGAGGATATGATGGCCGAGCTCGGATATCACCTGCTTGCCCATGATGATCGGGGATTTACATTCGAGCAGCGCCCGCAGCTAGGGACCACATAG
- a CDS encoding sulfotransferase family protein — translation MTYRPLIVIGAARSGTKLLRDLIAAHDGADKVPFDVNYLWRLGNEKWPDDELTPAMLTPAVRSRIQQQISRHHAGAPWLVEKTVSNCLRVPFVQAVFPEARYVHLVRDGRDVVESVVRQWNAKPDWRYILRKAYTYPIREAFGYGVSYGFSLLHRLLTPQQKSRFVWGPRYAGIDVDLARKALPEVCALQWLRCVESASRDLAQQIPAERLLTLRYETLVEEPKGCLEQVADLLQIDPEPYRRPELLSTVSRTYVGRGRYTLSNDDWQCAMPHLNRGLALLGYA, via the coding sequence ATGACGTATCGACCTTTGATTGTAATTGGGGCAGCCCGTTCCGGAACAAAGCTGCTGCGAGATCTGATTGCCGCGCACGATGGCGCGGATAAGGTACCCTTCGATGTGAATTATCTTTGGCGCCTCGGCAACGAAAAATGGCCGGATGATGAACTCACTCCCGCTATGTTGACGCCCGCGGTCAGAAGTCGCATCCAGCAGCAAATATCGCGGCATCATGCCGGAGCGCCCTGGCTGGTTGAAAAGACCGTCAGCAACTGCCTACGCGTGCCCTTTGTCCAAGCGGTGTTTCCCGAGGCGCGGTACGTCCATCTCGTGCGAGATGGCCGGGATGTGGTTGAATCCGTGGTTCGTCAATGGAACGCGAAACCGGACTGGCGCTATATCTTACGGAAAGCCTACACCTATCCGATCCGGGAAGCCTTTGGATATGGCGTGTCCTACGGCTTCTCTTTGCTCCACCGATTGCTGACGCCGCAACAAAAAAGCCGGTTCGTGTGGGGCCCACGTTACGCTGGTATCGACGTCGATCTGGCGCGAAAGGCATTGCCTGAGGTCTGCGCGTTGCAATGGCTCCGCTGCGTCGAGAGCGCCAGCCGTGATTTAGCTCAGCAGATTCCCGCCGAGCGGTTGCTGACGCTCCGCTACGAAACGCTCGTGGAAGAGCCCAAAGGTTGTCTGGAACAGGTGGCTGACTTGCTGCAGATCGATCCCGAACCCTATCGCAGGCCCGAACTGCTGTCTACCGTCTCTCGCACCTACGTTGGCAGGGGGCGATACACGCTCTCGAATGATGATTGGCAGTGTGCAATGCCACACTTGAATCGTGGCTTGGCATTACTAGGTTATGCCTAG
- a CDS encoding DegT/DnrJ/EryC1/StrS family aminotransferase, producing the protein MNNLIAFKQCTAAQLADDASVTLFWKGRVALYAILKSLGVGEGDEVIVPGLTCVVVPNAVIYAGAKPVYVDVDPGTYTLTPESILALITPRTRAIIAQNSFGLSADLDPILDQARNRGIEVIDDCTHGFGGTYKSRRNGSVARVSFFSTQWNKPFNTGIGGFAVTSDKALARSLEEFEARALKPSFKDVAMLRALYFARHNLMRESTYWPLLRLYRWLSAKNLVIGSSQGEELEAPQMPEDFLKGLSNFQADLGIKALENLAEVIRFRQRVAAEYDVLLSGLGKAVPVRPQYAEHSFLKYAVRVKNRGRMMRDAERQRVRLGDWFNSPLHPIESDLSPWGYEKGSCPRAEEAARELVNLPTDPDMSAGELERVKEFVRAHADSFL; encoded by the coding sequence ATGAATAATCTGATCGCTTTCAAGCAGTGTACCGCTGCTCAGTTGGCGGATGATGCCAGCGTGACCCTATTCTGGAAGGGTCGTGTGGCACTTTACGCGATTCTGAAGTCTCTCGGCGTCGGGGAAGGCGATGAGGTCATAGTCCCTGGGTTGACCTGCGTCGTCGTTCCCAATGCCGTTATCTACGCGGGCGCTAAGCCAGTCTATGTGGATGTGGATCCGGGCACCTATACGCTTACCCCTGAATCAATATTGGCGCTAATAACCCCTAGGACCCGAGCCATCATCGCCCAGAACAGCTTCGGGCTATCCGCAGACCTCGACCCGATCCTCGATCAAGCGAGGAACAGGGGGATCGAGGTCATCGACGACTGCACCCATGGCTTCGGTGGTACCTATAAGAGTCGACGCAACGGCAGCGTTGCCCGCGTTTCCTTCTTTTCCACGCAGTGGAATAAACCTTTCAACACAGGGATCGGTGGATTCGCGGTGACTTCGGACAAAGCGCTGGCGAGGAGTTTGGAGGAGTTCGAGGCTCGTGCGCTCAAGCCCTCCTTCAAGGACGTGGCGATGCTGCGCGCGCTCTACTTCGCTCGTCACAATCTGATGAGGGAGTCGACCTATTGGCCCCTGCTGCGGCTGTATCGCTGGCTCAGTGCTAAAAACCTGGTGATTGGCTCATCCCAAGGCGAGGAACTGGAAGCGCCTCAAATGCCCGAGGATTTCTTGAAGGGCCTCTCCAACTTCCAAGCGGATCTCGGTATCAAGGCGCTAGAGAATCTCGCCGAAGTAATCCGGTTCAGACAGCGAGTCGCGGCGGAGTACGACGTCTTGTTGTCTGGACTGGGCAAGGCGGTTCCTGTTCGCCCCCAGTATGCGGAGCATTCGTTTCTGAAGTATGCGGTGCGCGTCAAGAATCGTGGGCGAATGATGCGGGATGCCGAGCGACAGCGGGTACGCTTAGGCGATTGGTTCAACTCGCCATTACACCCGATAGAAAGCGATCTTAGTCCGTGGGGTTATGAGAAAGGCAGTTGCCCCCGCGCCGAGGAAGCGGCGCGAGAGCTGGTAAATCTACCGACCGATCCGGACATGAGCGCGGGTGAACTGGAGAGGGTGAAGGAATTCGTGCGTGCGCATGCGGATAGTTTTCTGTAG
- a CDS encoding UPF0175 family protein, with protein MHATNVRNLKKNPSLALRQAEESPVLVLKGDEPNALIVHLDKSVAEGEQSVRPALAAALFKDGTLSLGGAVRLSGMVTQAFLQYLGELGIDVVRFDETTRHEAADLDRWLAS; from the coding sequence ATGCACGCCACGAATGTCAGAAATCTGAAAAAGAACCCCTCTCTCGCGCTGCGCCAGGCAGAAGAGTCGCCTGTGCTGGTGCTGAAAGGCGATGAACCCAACGCGCTGATCGTGCACCTCGACAAGTCGGTTGCCGAGGGGGAGCAGTCGGTGAGACCAGCCTTGGCTGCGGCACTCTTCAAAGACGGTACACTGTCTTTGGGCGGGGCCGTCCGGCTGAGTGGTATGGTCACGCAGGCGTTTCTTCAGTACCTCGGTGAATTGGGTATCGACGTTGTCCGCTTCGACGAAACCACTAGGCACGAAGCCGCGGACCTGGATCGATGGCTCGCGTCGTAA
- a CDS encoding DDE-type integrase/transposase/recombinase, translating into MPTPVEVPQRERWARVRFAIIGPLLAAPPSDGELQAALAALAAKTWRHPVTGLDVRFGVSTLERWYYAARAAPDPVAVLRNRVRADRGAFPSVLPAAREALQAQYRDHPGWTAQLHRDNLAATLAGTATPVPSYPSVRRYLKAHGMVRRATPKRDTAGALAARDRLEQREVRSFEVEHVSALWHLDFHHGSRKVLTAAGTWLTPLLFGVIDDRSRLVCHLQWYTNETAEVLVHGLSQAFMKRGLPRALMTDNGAAMLAEETTAGLARLGVLHQTTLPYSPYQNAKQEAFWGRVEGRLMAMLEGESGLTLQALNHATQAWVEQEYHRSTHSELATTPLARYLEGPTVARPCPDAAALRAAFRIEVARRQRRADGTVSLAGIRLEIPARYRALETVHLRYARWDLAHVDLVDPHSGAILSPLRPLDKAANAGEARRALVPGAPVPQPSTPSGMAPLLRQLLETHAATGLPPAYLPLNTAEDTR; encoded by the coding sequence ATGCCGACCCCCGTGGAGGTTCCGCAACGCGAGCGTTGGGCCCGCGTGCGCTTTGCGATCATCGGACCCTTGCTCGCCGCCCCGCCGTCGGACGGCGAGTTGCAGGCGGCACTCGCCGCCTTGGCCGCCAAGACCTGGCGCCATCCCGTCACCGGCCTGGATGTTCGGTTCGGTGTGTCGACCCTCGAGCGCTGGTACTACGCCGCGCGCGCCGCGCCCGATCCGGTGGCGGTGCTGCGCAATCGCGTGCGCGCCGATCGCGGGGCCTTCCCGAGCGTGCTGCCCGCCGCCCGCGAGGCCCTGCAGGCGCAGTACCGCGATCATCCCGGCTGGACCGCCCAGCTGCATCGCGACAACCTGGCCGCGACCCTCGCCGGCACCGCCACCCCGGTGCCGTCCTATCCGAGCGTGCGGCGCTACTTGAAGGCCCACGGGATGGTGCGCCGCGCCACCCCCAAGCGCGACACCGCCGGCGCGCTGGCCGCGCGCGATCGCCTGGAGCAGCGCGAGGTGCGCAGCTTCGAGGTCGAGCACGTCTCGGCGCTCTGGCACCTGGATTTCCATCACGGCTCGCGCAAGGTGCTCACGGCGGCCGGAACCTGGCTCACGCCGTTGCTGTTCGGGGTCATCGACGATCGCTCGCGCTTGGTCTGTCACCTGCAGTGGTACACCAACGAGACCGCCGAGGTGCTGGTGCACGGGCTGTCGCAGGCGTTCATGAAGCGCGGCCTGCCGCGCGCCCTGATGACCGACAACGGCGCGGCGATGCTGGCCGAGGAGACGACCGCCGGATTGGCCCGTCTGGGCGTCCTGCATCAGACCACCTTGCCCTATTCGCCCTATCAGAACGCCAAGCAGGAGGCCTTTTGGGGCCGCGTGGAAGGCCGCCTGATGGCGATGCTCGAAGGCGAGTCCGGGCTCACGCTGCAGGCCCTCAACCACGCCACCCAGGCCTGGGTCGAGCAGGAGTATCACCGCAGCACCCATTCGGAATTGGCCACTACGCCGCTGGCGCGCTATCTGGAGGGCCCGACCGTGGCGCGCCCCTGCCCGGACGCCGCCGCCTTGCGCGCGGCCTTCCGCATCGAGGTCGCACGACGCCAACGCCGGGCCGACGGCACCGTCAGCCTGGCCGGCATCCGCCTGGAAATCCCCGCACGCTACCGCGCCCTGGAGACGGTGCATCTGCGTTACGCGCGCTGGGATCTGGCCCATGTCGATCTGGTGGATCCGCACAGCGGTGCGATCTTGAGCCCCCTGCGTCCGCTGGATAAGGCCGCCAATGCCGGGGAGGCCCGCCGTGCGCTGGTGCCCGGCGCACCGGTGCCGCAACCGAGCACACCGAGCGGGATGGCGCCGCTGCTGCGCCAGCTCCTCGAGACCCATGCCGCGACCGGCTTGCCGCCGGCCTATCTGCCCCTGAACACCGCCGAGGACACCCGATGA